A stretch of DNA from Oscillatoria sp. FACHB-1406:
GCGATCGCAACCCAACTCCAAACCGACCTCCAAGATGAACTGCTCGATACCCTAAAACCCAGTTTAGAGGCGCTGGAGTTGCAAATTGCGCGATCGTGACAAATTCTTTAGACTTTTTTCAGAATGCTCTTAAAAGAGCCTTAGATTTTTAAGAGCATTGAGTTAAAATCAATTTTAGATTCCGTGCTGACAACTCGCTCTAATGACAGCTAAAGACATTTTCCACGATACCGTGCGCTTGGCTTTAGAAAAGGATGGCTGGACGATTACCAACAATCCGCTGACTTTAAGTCCCAGTCGTCGGGCTACTGTTAAAATAGACTTAGCTGCGGAAAAATTACTTTCAGCAGAAAAAGGAACGCGAAAAATCGCTGTAGAAGTCAAAAGTTTTGTTGGCTTATCGACAATCTACGAATTTCACACTGCTGTTGGTCAATATATTAACTATCGTTTGGCACTAGAAGATTTGAAAATTGAAAGAATTTTATATTTAGCGCTACCAAAAGATATTTATCAAAACTTTTTTAACGATCCATTCATCAAAAAAGTAATTTCACAAAACAAAATTAAGTTACTCGTGTTTGAGATTGAAAAACAGGAGATCGCACTATGGATCGACTAAACTATCGAGAATTAATTCAAACAGTCATTCAGCAACACGCCAACGAATATCCCCCAAATAATGAAATTCAAGCCAATCTGCTCTTTGACGAACGGCGCGATCGCTACCTACTTCTATACATCGGATGGCG
This window harbors:
- a CDS encoding element excision factor XisH family protein, whose product is MTAKDIFHDTVRLALEKDGWTITNNPLTLSPSRRATVKIDLAAEKLLSAEKGTRKIAVEVKSFVGLSTIYEFHTAVGQYINYRLALEDLKIERILYLALPKDIYQNFFNDPFIKKVISQNKIKLLVFEIEKQEIALWID